From the Cryptomeria japonica chromosome 2, Sugi_1.0, whole genome shotgun sequence genome, one window contains:
- the LOC131859466 gene encoding uncharacterized protein LOC131859466, translated as MELRDVSHLEKKSALAEDFAEVMKDVHDQVKNRLHHTTKKYKAAADKKRRDLKFKVGDLVMLHLKKERLPKEKYTKLMMKKLGPCKILMKCGNNAYKVDLPSSIGLSPIFNVADLYPYKGSVDDFFVAGELDFQQDEYSRRYPSHPC; from the coding sequence ATGGAACTCAGAGATGTTAGTCATTTAGAGAAGAAGAGTGCTTTGGCTGAAGATTTTGCAGAGGTAATGAAGGATGTGCATGATCAAGTTAAGAACCGGCTGCACCATACCACAAAAAAGTATAAGGCAGCAGcagataagaaaagaagagatttaaaattcaaagtGGGTGATCTAGTGATGCTACATTTGAAAAAGGAGAGGTTACCTAAGGAGAAATATactaagttgatgatgaagaagcttGGTCCTTGCAAGATCCTCATGAAGTGTGGCAACAATGCCTACAAAGTGGACTTACCTTCTTCtattggtttgtcacctatttttaatgttgctGACTTGTATCCTTATAAAGGATCTGTAGATGATTTTTTTGTTGCAGGTGAATTAGATTTCCAGCAAGATGAGTATTCAAGAAGATATCCCAGCCATCCATGTTAG